The Lineus longissimus chromosome 2, tnLinLong1.2, whole genome shotgun sequence genome window below encodes:
- the LOC135483614 gene encoding uncharacterized protein LOC135483614: MTSLSNWFVLLVLCHSGLGSEKCKEIRYIGGDLVKENKTHDAFLWVFLSPSYTISADGNVIGWQFMNMRASKFYLDIWEKVTVFRYKLISKTEFSNAPVGLNTMHLSTPIAVKKGQYLGLHVPTGFLGGVSRRSKDKRLAYQSIGEHRYYDEMLVGNGNVFEGNSRNYRKYGGMYAFKALLFVENTDTSCYWLFTKNSALDVSKVALISTQTTDEVLSCARMCSHNKQCMTFKLKTSTKECSMYPSVFDTLLSPGSDDIYGT, from the exons ATGACAAGTTTATCGAACTGGTTTGTTTTACTCGTGCTTTGCCATAGTGGCCTAGGAAGTGAAAAATGTAAAGAGATTAGATACATTGGAGGTGACCTTGTAAAGGAAAATAAGACACATGATGCTTTTCTATGGGTGTTCCTCAGTCCATCCTACACCATCAGTGCTGATGGGAATGTAATAGGATGGCAGTTTATGAATATGCGCGCCAGCAAGTTTTACCTGGACATTTGGGAAAAAGTGACAGTCTTCAGGTACAAACTAATTAGCAAGACGGAATTTTCAAACGCTCCAGTTGGGCTGAACACCATGCACCTTAGCACACCAATAGCG GTCAAGAAAGGACAGTACCTCGGTTTACATGTACCTACTGGATTTTTGGGAGGTGTGTCAAGGAGAAGTAAGGATAAGAGGTTGGCTTACCAATCCATTGGAGAGCACAGATATTATGATGAGATGTTGGTGGGCAACGGAAACGTGTTCGAGGGAAATTCAAGAAACTACAGAAAATACGGTGGAATGTACGCATTCAAAGCTTTACTCTTTGTTGAAAACACTG ATACGTCGTGCTACTGGTTGTTCACCAAAAACTCGGCCTTAGACGTCTCGAAGGTGGCCCTCATCTCGACACAGACAACCGATGAGGTGCTCTCGTGTGCCCGGATGTGCAGTCATAATAAACAGTGTATGACCTTCAAGTTAAAGACGAGTACGAAGGAGTGTTCGATGTATCCTAGTGTCTTTGATACACTCCTGTCGccgggatctgatgacatttacGGAACATAG